From a single Vitis vinifera cultivar Pinot Noir 40024 chromosome 18, ASM3070453v1 genomic region:
- the LOC100232909 gene encoding aux/IAA protein isoform X1 produces MSPPLLGVGEEEGQSNVTILASSASMESVCQISSGLKERNYMGLSECSSVDSSAISTDSDGNKSSLNLKATELRLGLPGSLSPGREPELCLLSSTKLDEKPLFPLHPSKDLTYTSSQKTVVSGNKRGFADAMNGFSEGKFLANSEVNVMLSPRPSPNKENLGSQPAKMKEMASPKIVQERPRATNETPPNHTGTGNNNSSAPATKAQVVGWPPIRSFRKNTLATTSKNTEVDGKAGPGALFVKVSMDGAPYLRKVDLRNYSAYQELSSALEKMFSCFTIGQYGSHGAPGREMLSESKLKDLLHGSEYVLTYEDKDGDWMLVGDVPWQMFIETCKRLRIMKSCDAIGLAPRAVEKCKNRN; encoded by the exons ATGTCTCCACCACTGCTTGGTGTTGGGGAGGAGGAAGGCCAGAGTAATGTCACAATATTGGCTTCTTCAGCCTCCATGGAAAGTGTATGCCAGATCAGCTCAGGATTGAAAGAGCGGAATTACATGGGATTGTCTGAATGTTCTTCTGTGGATAGCTCTGCAATCTCCACTGATTCAGATGGCAATAAGAGCAGTCTGAATCTAAAAGCTACAGAGCTGAGGCTTGGGCTTCCTGGATCCCTGTCTCCTGGAAGAGAACCAGAGCTTTGCCTGCTGAGCTCCACTAAGCTTGATGAGAAACCCCTTTTCCCTCTGCATCCTTCAAAGGATCTTACTTACACTTCATCACAGAAGACTGTTGTTTCAGGAAACAAAAGAGGGTTTGCTGATGCAATGAATGGTTTCTCAGAG GGGAAATTTCTTGCAAACTCAGAGGTGAATGTGATGCTATCACCTAGGCCTTCCCCAAACAAGGAGAACCTAGGGTCTCAGCCAGCCAAGATGAAAGAGATGGCATCACCAAAGATCGTGCAGGAGAGACCTCGTGCCACCAATGAGACCCCTCCTAACCATACTGGTACTGGAAACAATAACAGCAGTGCACCTGCTACCAA GGCACAGGTTGTGGGTTGGCCACCTATAAGATCTTTTAGGAAGAACACGCTGGCCACCACTTCAAAGAACACTGAAGTAGACGGAAAAGCAGGGCCTGGTGCTCTATTTGTCAAAGTCAGTATGGATGGTGCTCCTTATTTGAGGAAAGTAGACTTGAGAAATTACTCTGCATATCAGGAACTGTCTTCTGCTCTCGAGAAGATGTTCAGCTGTTTTACCATAG GTCAATATGGATCACATGGAGCTCCCGGCAGGGAGATGCTGAGTGAGAGCAAATTGAAGGATCTACTACATGGATCAGAATATGTTCTCACTTATGAGGATAAGGATGGTGACTGGATGCTTGTGGGTGATGTGCCCTGGCA GATGTTTATTGAGACATGCAAGCGGCTGAGGATCATGAAGAGCTGTGATGCCATTGGTCTAG CTCCCAGGGCTGTGGAGAAATGCAAGAACAGGAACTAG
- the LOC100232909 gene encoding Aux/IAA protein (The RefSeq protein has 1 substitution compared to this genomic sequence): protein MSPPLLGVGEEEGQSNVTILASSASMESVCQISSGLKERNYMGLSECSSVDSSAISTDSDGNKSSLNLKATELRLGLPGSLSPGREPELCLLSSTKLDEKPLFPLHPSKDLTYTSSQKTVVSGNKRGFADAMNGFSEGKFLANSEVNVMLSPRPSPNKENLGSQPAKMKEMASPKIVQERPRATNETPPNHTGTGNNSSSAPATKAQVVGWPPIRSFRKNTLATTSKNTEVDGKAGPGALFVKVSMDGAPYLRKVDLRNYSAYQELSSALEKMFSCFTIGQYGSHGAPGREMLSESKLKDLLHGSEYVLTYEDKDGDWMLVGDVPWQMFIETCKRLRIMKSCDAIGLAPRAVEKCKNRN, encoded by the exons ATGTCTCCACCACTGCTTGGTGTTGGGGAGGAGGAAGGCCAGAGTAATGTCACAATATTGGCTTCTTCAGCCTCCATGGAAAGTGTATGCCAGATCAGCTCAGGATTGAAAGAGCGGAATTACATGGGATTGTCTGAATGTTCTTCTGTGGATAGCTCTGCAATCTCCACTGATTCAGATGGCAATAAGAGCAGTCTGAATCTAAAAGCTACAGAGCTGAGGCTTGGGCTTCCTGGATCCCTGTCTCCTGGAAGAGAACCAGAGCTTTGCCTGCTGAGCTCCACTAAGCTTGATGAGAAACCCCTTTTCCCTCTGCATCCTTCAAAGGATCTTACTTACACTTCATCACAGAAGACTGTTGTTTCAGGAAACAAAAGAGGGTTTGCTGATGCAATGAATGGTTTCTCAGAG GGGAAATTTCTTGCAAACTCAGAGGTGAATGTGATGCTATCACCTAGGCCTTCCCCAAACAAGGAGAACCTAGGGTCTCAGCCAGCCAAGATGAAAGAGATGGCATCACCAAAGATCGTGCAGGAGAGACCTCGTGCCACCAATGAGACCCCTCCTAACCATACTGGTACTGGAAACAATAACAGCAGTGCACCTGCTACCAA GGCACAGGTTGTGGGTTGGCCACCTATAAGATCTTTTAGGAAGAACACGCTGGCCACCACTTCAAAGAACACTGAAGTAGACGGAAAAGCAGGGCCTGGTGCTCTATTTGTCAAAGTCAGTATGGATGGTGCTCCTTATTTGAGGAAAGTAGACTTGAGAAATTACTCTGCATATCAGGAACTGTCTTCTGCTCTCGAGAAGATGTTCAGCTGTTTTACCATAG GTCAATATGGATCACATGGAGCTCCCGGCAGGGAGATGCTGAGTGAGAGCAAATTGAAGGATCTACTACATGGATCAGAATATGTTCTCACTTATGAGGATAAGGATGGTGACTGGATGCTTGTGGGTGATGTGCCCTGGCA GATGTTTATTGAGACATGCAAGCGGCTGAGGATCATGAAGAGCTGTGATGCCATTGGTCTAG CTCCCAGGGCTGTGGAGAAATGCAAGAACAGGAACTAG